Proteins co-encoded in one Burkholderia sp. WP9 genomic window:
- a CDS encoding SDR family NAD(P)-dependent oxidoreductase, translating to MSAREPRAVVITGGSAGLGRALALSYAAPNITLGLIGRDLGRLQSVASACRASGAEVAIGCVDVRDSPAVRQWLFNFDDRYPIDLLIANAGIASTLSSLDDWEGAERTAAVVDTNLYGALNAVLPVIERMRARKRGQLAVVSSLAALRGMAISPAYCMSKAALVAYCDSVRPILARDGIGVSVVMPGFVRTAMSDVFPGDKPLMWSAEKAALYIRKRLARRRVEIAFPFSLAFGIKLLRLLPAPLADAILGRMSYLPRRNI from the coding sequence GTGAGCGCACGCGAGCCGCGAGCGGTCGTTATTACGGGCGGTAGCGCCGGATTAGGGCGAGCCTTGGCGTTATCCTATGCCGCGCCCAATATCACGCTGGGATTGATTGGCCGGGATCTCGGGCGGCTTCAGTCGGTTGCGTCGGCGTGCCGCGCGAGCGGCGCCGAAGTCGCGATCGGTTGTGTCGACGTGCGTGATTCGCCAGCGGTTCGACAATGGCTATTCAATTTCGACGACCGGTATCCGATCGATCTGCTGATCGCGAATGCCGGTATCGCCAGTACGCTCAGTTCCCTTGACGATTGGGAAGGCGCCGAGCGCACCGCCGCGGTCGTTGATACCAATCTGTATGGTGCGTTGAACGCGGTGCTGCCGGTCATCGAGCGTATGCGCGCGCGAAAGCGCGGCCAGCTCGCAGTCGTCAGTTCGCTCGCCGCATTGCGCGGAATGGCCATCTCTCCGGCGTATTGCATGAGCAAGGCCGCCCTGGTCGCCTACTGCGACTCCGTACGTCCTATCCTCGCCCGAGATGGTATTGGCGTGTCAGTCGTGATGCCGGGCTTTGTCCGGACCGCGATGAGCGATGTCTTCCCCGGCGACAAGCCCTTAATGTGGAGTGCGGAAAAAGCCGCGCTGTACATCAGGAAGCGGTTGGCACGGCGTCGCGTGGAAATTGCCTTCCCCTTCAGCCTGGCGTTCGGCATCAAACTGCTTCGCCTGCTTCCGGCCCCTCTGGCCGATGCCATCCTCGGACGCATGTCCTATCTTCCTCGACGGAACATATGA
- a CDS encoding LTA synthase family protein, which produces MLPGFAIAAAAVAFSFGIEAIAVPRSSLGRPLAAIVLHVAALAVVAGSTLALTARPLFSVSVALVSIAVLAVVSNAKYESLREPFVFTDLSLFSQAFSHPRLYLPFLSFGKVLGLVASLAVAVVGFLLESPTGATQRCLAGLLAIGGLAICFSQSRRLPLSLQPMLDQHRFGFFATFVAYLINGTRSAERDAFARVVQSTPFSHGHPEASAHPDVIVVQSESYFDARRLGGFVSSTPYANLDRIRQEAFEHGRLTVPAWGANTMRSEFAMLTGLPSDAMGYARFYPYMYVRRATASLAGWFKRGGYRTFAVHPYYSDFFGRRRAFRFMHFDHFLDVQDFADAIRVGSYVGDESVADALLALLETGSDQPVFAFAITMENHGPLHLEAVAPGEFTSRHTLGDDARWRDLTAYLRHIEHADDMIGKITDYLRERGRPTVLCFYGDHVPAMTSVFDALETEPNHSDYFIWRNFAEDSGERRDARVENLGSAIQRAMKRQSCAVADSREELQQLPA; this is translated from the coding sequence GTGCTGCCCGGATTTGCTATAGCGGCCGCGGCGGTCGCATTCTCTTTTGGCATCGAAGCGATCGCGGTTCCGCGGTCATCGCTTGGTCGTCCACTTGCGGCGATCGTGCTGCATGTGGCTGCACTCGCGGTCGTGGCGGGCAGCACTCTCGCGCTTACCGCGCGGCCGCTTTTTTCGGTCTCCGTCGCTCTGGTATCGATCGCAGTGCTGGCCGTCGTCAGTAACGCGAAATACGAGTCGCTGCGTGAGCCTTTCGTCTTCACCGACCTGAGCCTGTTCAGCCAGGCGTTTTCCCACCCACGTCTTTATTTGCCGTTTCTCAGTTTCGGCAAGGTGCTCGGCCTCGTGGCCAGCCTGGCGGTCGCGGTAGTGGGGTTCCTGCTCGAAAGTCCTACAGGTGCGACGCAGCGGTGCCTCGCAGGTCTGCTCGCGATTGGCGGCCTGGCGATCTGTTTCTCGCAATCGCGTCGTCTGCCGCTGTCGCTTCAACCAATGCTGGATCAGCACCGGTTCGGTTTCTTTGCTACTTTCGTGGCCTATCTGATCAACGGTACCCGGTCTGCGGAGCGCGACGCATTCGCTCGTGTCGTCCAGTCGACGCCGTTTTCGCACGGTCACCCGGAAGCAAGCGCGCATCCGGATGTCATCGTTGTCCAGAGTGAATCTTATTTCGATGCGCGCCGGCTGGGCGGCTTCGTCTCGTCGACTCCGTACGCGAACTTGGATCGCATCAGGCAGGAAGCATTCGAACATGGTCGCCTGACGGTTCCGGCGTGGGGCGCCAATACGATGCGCAGCGAATTCGCGATGTTGACGGGTTTGCCATCGGACGCGATGGGCTACGCGCGCTTCTATCCTTACATGTATGTGCGTCGCGCCACCGCATCGCTCGCCGGATGGTTCAAGCGAGGCGGATATCGGACGTTCGCTGTTCATCCCTATTACAGCGATTTCTTCGGTCGACGCCGGGCATTCCGGTTCATGCATTTCGACCATTTCCTTGACGTTCAGGATTTCGCAGACGCAATTCGCGTAGGCTCCTACGTCGGGGATGAATCGGTGGCGGATGCGCTGCTTGCGCTCCTTGAGACGGGCAGCGACCAGCCGGTGTTCGCGTTTGCGATCACGATGGAAAACCACGGCCCGTTGCACCTGGAAGCAGTCGCCCCTGGCGAATTCACGTCGCGCCACACGCTCGGTGATGACGCTCGCTGGCGAGACCTGACCGCCTATCTCCGACATATCGAACACGCGGATGACATGATCGGCAAGATCACAGATTACCTTCGAGAACGAGGACGGCCCACCGTACTGTGTTTCTACGGCGATCACGTTCCTGCTATGACTTCGGTATTCGATGCTCTCGAGACCGAGCCGAACCATAGTGACTACTTTATTTGGCGCAACTTCGCGGAGGATTCAGGCGAGCGGCGAGACGCGCGCGTCGAGAACCTCGGTTCTGCGATACAGCGCGCGATGAAGCGGCAAAGCTGCGCCGTCGCCGACTCGCGAGAAGAACTGCAGCAGTTGCCAGCATGA
- a CDS encoding glycosyltransferase — protein MLALLSCLAQLVFLLVVLYFALYVLLELRVLLISRKVERRKLTELARSSARFEDAIHPPVSVLLPICNESEVVERLIDAVCRLRYPSEALEILVLDDSSDATSKLAQARVEHYAAQGVSIRLIRRPVRKGYKAGNLVNGIQQSSGEFFAIFDADFVPPADFLLKTIPCFRDPKLGFLQTGIGYENRDVSFLTRFQAMEMGHQQYVTVGLSEEGDMASLSGSSCVWRKACVDALGGWNASTVTEDVDLGYRAQFGDWKYAYLRDVVSMSILPETISAFRIQRERWGRGLIHSGFKHVGQMLSQRMPTMKRLHAISVMFSSVLLASIHVLVVLSLPLTYLVHFDGAGIHWAALIFFVLVAIWALANAFGARKGARLDDRPGILGTLWDTYRYIAMFLPMAWYYFAGGVRALFGVYSDFHRTPKGKDAYRQIMPRINAVLLAGEVITFLYSLFAACVAFQRANYFLIPLNVTVCVGFGMVLYWAWQERNGFRRA, from the coding sequence ATGCTTGCGTTGCTTTCCTGTCTTGCCCAGCTCGTATTCTTGCTGGTGGTTCTCTATTTCGCGCTGTACGTGTTGCTCGAGCTGCGCGTGCTGCTGATTTCCCGGAAGGTGGAGCGGCGCAAGCTGACCGAGCTCGCCCGCTCTTCAGCCAGATTCGAAGACGCGATCCATCCGCCAGTCAGCGTTTTGCTCCCCATCTGTAACGAGTCTGAGGTGGTCGAGCGGCTGATCGACGCGGTCTGTCGTTTGCGCTATCCATCGGAAGCGCTGGAAATCCTGGTGCTCGATGATTCGTCGGATGCCACTTCGAAGCTCGCGCAAGCCAGGGTCGAGCATTATGCGGCGCAGGGCGTTAGCATCCGTCTCATCAGGCGCCCGGTGCGCAAGGGCTACAAGGCGGGCAATCTGGTCAACGGCATCCAACAGTCATCCGGTGAATTCTTCGCCATTTTCGACGCGGACTTTGTTCCTCCTGCTGACTTTCTCTTGAAAACCATTCCGTGTTTCAGAGATCCAAAGCTAGGTTTCCTGCAAACCGGGATCGGCTATGAGAATCGCGATGTGTCGTTCCTGACGCGATTCCAGGCGATGGAAATGGGCCATCAGCAATACGTCACGGTCGGCTTGAGTGAAGAAGGCGACATGGCGTCGCTCAGCGGCAGCTCCTGCGTGTGGCGCAAGGCGTGCGTCGATGCATTGGGCGGCTGGAATGCATCGACGGTCACGGAGGACGTGGACCTCGGTTATCGTGCGCAATTCGGCGACTGGAAATATGCCTATCTTCGCGATGTCGTCTCCATGTCAATATTGCCCGAGACTATCAGCGCGTTTCGAATTCAGCGCGAGCGATGGGGACGAGGATTGATTCACAGCGGATTCAAGCATGTGGGACAGATGCTCTCGCAGCGCATGCCGACAATGAAAAGGCTGCATGCGATTTCTGTCATGTTCTCGTCCGTGCTGCTGGCGTCGATTCATGTGCTGGTGGTTCTCAGTTTGCCGCTGACCTACCTCGTTCATTTCGACGGCGCGGGCATACATTGGGCCGCACTGATTTTCTTCGTGCTAGTCGCGATTTGGGCGCTGGCCAATGCTTTCGGGGCGCGCAAGGGCGCGAGGCTTGACGACCGGCCAGGCATCCTGGGAACCTTATGGGATACCTATCGGTATATCGCCATGTTCCTGCCCATGGCCTGGTATTACTTCGCGGGTGGCGTGCGCGCGTTGTTCGGCGTGTATAGCGATTTTCACAGAACGCCAAAAGGCAAGGACGCATATCGTCAGATCATGCCTCGCATCAACGCCGTGTTGCTGGCCGGTGAAGTCATTACTTTTTTATATTCTCTTTTTGCGGCCTGTGTCGCCTTCCAGCGAGCGAATTATTTCCTGATTCCGCTTAACGTCACGGTATGCGTGGGCTTCGGTATGGTTCTCTATTGGGCGTGGCAGGAAAGAAACGGGTTCAGACGCGCCTGA